The genomic region CTTTGTTGAAATGTTTGTAGGGGTTGGAGCTTCAAGAGTTAGAGACTTATTTGATCAAGCTAAGAAGAATTCGCCAGCATTAATCTTTATTGATGAAATAGATGCTGTAGGTAGACAAAGAGGAGCAGGTCTTGGTGGAGGCCATGATGAAAGAGAACAAACTTTAAATCAACTATTAGTTGAAATGGATGGTTTTGGAACAAACGAAGGTATCATAATGATAGCTGCAACAAACAGGCCAGACATACTGGATCCAGCTTTATTAAGGCCTGGTAGATTTGATAGGCAAGTAGTTGTTGGTACACCTGATGTTAAAGGAAGAGAAGAAATATTAAGAATTCACACAAGAAAGAAACCTTTAGCAGAAGATGTGGAATTAAAGACACTAGCGAAGATGATTCCTGGATTTAGTGGCGCAGATATAGAAAACTTAGCTAATGAAGCTGCTTTATTATCAGTAAGAAAGAATAAAAAAGTAATAGGAATGGAAGAATTTGAAGAAGCTATAACAAGAGTTATAGCAGGACCTGAAAAGAAGAGCAGAACTATTAACGAACATGATAGAAAATTAACTGCATATCATGAGGCAGGTCATGCGGTAGTTATGAAATCACTTGAACATTCAGATCCAGTTCATGAAATAAGTATAATTCCAAGAGGTATGGCTGGTGGATATACAATGCATCTACCAGAAGAGGATAGAGCATATACATCAAAAGCAAGATTAAAAGATGAAATGGCAGGACTTCTTGGAGGTAGAATAGCAGAAAAACTTATATTATCTGATATAAGTACAGGAGCTAAAAATGATATAGACAGAGCAAGTGCTATTGCAAGAGCTATGGTTATGGATTATGGTATGAGTGAAAAACTTGGTACTATATCTTATGGCTCAGATAATAATGAAGTATTCTTAGGTAAAAACCTAGGAAAGAATAGAAACTTTAGTGAAGAAGTTGCATCATTAATTGATAAAGAAGTTAAAAACTTTATTGATGAAGCATATAATAGAGCTGAAACTATATTAAAAGAAAATATTAATAAGTTACATGCAGTGGCTAATGCTCTATTAGAAAAAGAAAAAATTGCAGGTGAAGAATTCGAAAGAATTTACAATGAAAATTAAGTTTTAAATAAAATAGCTGTTTTGTAAATTAAATTTACAAAACAGCTATTATAATTTATATAAATATTTTAAAAAATTTTAGTTTAATAATAACAGATAATTTAAAAATATTTATATAAATTGACATTAGGTATATAATATATTCAAGTACAGTTGATTTGTTAACTTTTAACTGTTAATTGAAATAGTGGGAGTGATTTATATGAAGAGTGATATTCAAATAGCTCAGGAAGCTAAAATGGAACCTATAGTAAAAATTGCAGAAAAGTTAGGTCTTACAGAAGATGAAATTGAGTTATATGGAAAATATAAATGTAAGTTATCTTTAGATATATTAAAAAAGAATAAAGATAAGAAAAATGGGAAATTGGTATTAGTAACTGCAATAAACCCAACACCAGCAGGGGAAGGAAAATCAACAGTAACTGTTGGTCTTGGTCAAGGATTGTGCAAAATGGGTAAGAATGCAGTTATAGCATTAAGAGAGCCTTCTTTAGGTCCTGTTTTTGGAATAAAAGGAGGAGCTGCTGGTGGTGGATATTCACAAGTAGTTCCAATGGAAGATATAAACTTACATTTTACTGGAGATATGCATGCAATAACTTCAGCTAATAATTTGTTGGCAGCAGCAATAGATAATCATCTTCACCAAGGAAACTCATTAAAAATAGATTCAAGGAGAATTTTATTTAAAAGAGTTATGGATATGAATGATAGAGCTCTTAGAAATATAGTTGTTGGTCTTGGTGGTAAGATTAATGGTTTTCCTAGAGAAGATGGCTTTATGATAACAGTTGCTTCAGAA from Clostridium isatidis harbors:
- the ftsH gene encoding ATP-dependent zinc metalloprotease FtsH: MKKYSSATIWIFVIVMLFLSATLLWNGGNASNRIVYSDFQQKWINDEIDSIVVEKDKMSVSGKTRDNKQFTTYAPSELIQQLIITNPKDDVKVEFNQPSNSSFWISLIPTLMLMVLCFIFFYIMSQQAQGGGSGRGVMNFGKSRAKMMSPEDKKVTFADVAGVDEEKQELEEIVDFLKQPSKYTDMGARIPKGVLLVGPPGTGKTLLARAIAGEAGVPFYSISGSDFVEMFVGVGASRVRDLFDQAKKNSPALIFIDEIDAVGRQRGAGLGGGHDEREQTLNQLLVEMDGFGTNEGIIMIAATNRPDILDPALLRPGRFDRQVVVGTPDVKGREEILRIHTRKKPLAEDVELKTLAKMIPGFSGADIENLANEAALLSVRKNKKVIGMEEFEEAITRVIAGPEKKSRTINEHDRKLTAYHEAGHAVVMKSLEHSDPVHEISIIPRGMAGGYTMHLPEEDRAYTSKARLKDEMAGLLGGRIAEKLILSDISTGAKNDIDRASAIARAMVMDYGMSEKLGTISYGSDNNEVFLGKNLGKNRNFSEEVASLIDKEVKNFIDEAYNRAETILKENINKLHAVANALLEKEKIAGEEFERIYNEN